TATCGTAGAAATGTAATTAACCTCTGATTTGCAACTAAAACAACCAAACCAATAAGTAACACTAAAATCGTAGATCCACAGTTGCCGACTTAAAAGTAGGTTTGAACCAGGGCGACATATGTGGTTCCAATCTCTAACGGCAGTTCTGATTCACAATAGGCGTATAATTCATTTCATACAAGAAGGGAGAAATGATGAATGACTTAACACTAATTGCAATTTTGGTGATTGTGTTATTGGTCGCACTATTGATTGTCAGTCGTGGATTCCGCAGTTTCGTCTTGAGAACCTTTGGCATAGAGGCTGAAGTTCATGGTGTAAAGACACAATCTGAGATAAATGTGCGTCATCATTCCAGAGCTGAAAAAATAAAAAATACTGGTGGCTCTCTGAGAGCAAATATTACCGATAATTCTATTCTTGAAGATTATGAACAGGGTAGCGATAACGCCGATACGGGATAAGGCTACATCTCATGATCACGATCTTTGGACGTGAAGCCGAAAAAAGACGACTTGCTCAAATGCTGTCTCGCTATTCCGGAGGTGTCCTTGGTTATTATGGCATGTCTGGACTTGGAAAAAGCACAGTTCTTGATCTATTTGAGCAACGGATTTCAGAAATGAAGTTTACGCCTTATGTGGCTCGACTGGACTTTGCTGATGTCAGCCTACATGATGTGCTTGCTGCTTTTGTCTATCTCTTGGTTCAACTCGAATCGACTGGTGCTACCCGAAAACGTAAGAGAGGATTATTTAGAAGATATTCTGACAGCCCGTTGAAAAATGTCGCTCAAGCTCTGGCACCAACACTAAATATCAAGCAGATTCTCAAGATAAATGTCGATAATCATTCAGTTGCACAACATATTTACAATATAGCAAATGTACAACCGGGAATTAATCAGGCTCAACTGAATGAGGCTATGGGCAAATTCAAGGTTGGTATCACGAAATTACCTTGCACGCCACCATTTCCTGGCAAAATACAGGGCAACTTCATCCGTCCCTTGGTTGTTGTGCTTGCTGATACGCTGGAGCAAGCTCCGGATAGTGTTTTAAGTTGGCTCAAACAGCTTGCATCACCGATGTTTGAAGAATATTTGCTGCTGATCGCGGCTGGGCAGGAAAAAATCGATGGTCTGCTCGAAACGTCGATGGATCGAGTAGAAGATGATGCAATTCGCGACATTCTACGAAATCGTTTTCGAATAGTGGAGGGTGAGAAGTTAGATGCCGTCTGTCGAATTGCAAGAGGTAACCCACGATGCGCAGTGCTTGCGGGTGAATTACTCACACAGGATGAATCAATCAAGCTGGATGCCTTGTTGCCCTCAGATATCAATGATCATTTAGTAGCAGACTATTTAGTAAAACATATTCTGAACCGGCTGCCCAATTCCAGTACCGAAAAACATTTATTGACTTATGGTTGTGTACTGCGTCACTGGGAAACAACCGAACAGCTACGCACTGTTTTATTCGCGGTACCCCAGGTGCGCAACATAATGGGGCAGGGTGCAGATATTCGTGCTGCTCTGAATCGTCTGCGTGAACACTCCTTTCTTGATTCTGGTCACCCTCATCCCACATTGCGTGATCTGCTCCTACACGATCTGAAACAGGACGAACATTCGATTTTTCTCGCGCTTCATCACGCGGCTTCAGAATATTATAAGAATCATCATAAGTATGCAGATGCAATTTACCATCTGATAGCTATTGAAGAATGGCAGGCAGTATTCAACCTGTGGAACGCGCTCATCAAATTAGAGAATGCACCTGCGTTGGAGCAATGTCTAAAGGAGCTTTCGGCCAGAAGCATACCATCTGAGTTTGCCTTCATAGGACAGGTGGCTCTAATCGAGAGTGGTTTGATACTGCAGCACGACGCACTATTGATGCCATTGCTATCCTTGGTGCAGAGTGAATTATCCGATGATAGGAAACACATCGTCAACACACTGACCCAGCGAGCCTTAGAGATGGATTTTATCCCTGATGAATTACGCTTCCAATTGGTGGTGATTACAACGACAGAGTTGGAAGAACAAGCACAAGCGTTGATCGAGCTTGCTGATGTGAAGCTATGGCAGGAACGTTATACGGAGTCGGAGTCAGACTTTAGGCAGGCATATGAGTTGTATCAGGAATTGGGTGATCGCCTTGGGCAGGCAAATGCTTTGCGAAGCCTTGGTGAGGTAAAGGGGTTGCAAAATCGCTATGTGGAGTCGGAGTCGAACTATAGTCAGGCATATGATTTGCATCGGGAACTAGGTGATCGCCTTGGACAGGCACATGCGTTGAGTGGGCTTGGTGAGATGAAGCGGCTGCGGGGTCGCTATACGGAGTCGGAGTCGGACCTCAGCCGGGCATATGAGTTGCATCAGGAGTTAGGTGATCGTTATGGACAGGCACATGCTTTGCGAGGGCTTGGTGAGGTAAAGCAGTCGCAGGGTCGCTATGTGGAGTCGGAGTCGGACCTCAGCCGGGCATATGAATTGTATCAGGAACTGGGTGATCGTCATGGACAGGCAGATGCTTTGCGAGGGCTTGGTGAGGTGAAGCGGCTGCGGGGTCGCTATACGGAGTCGGAGTCGGACCTCAGCCGGGCATATGAATTGTATCAGGAACTGGGTGATCGTCATGGACAGGCACATGCTTTGCGAGGACTTGGTGAGGTGAAGCTGCTTCCGGGTCGCTATGTGGAGTCGGAGTCGGACTACAGTCAGGCATATGATTTGTATCGGGAATTGGGTGATCGTCATGGACAGGCACATGCTTTGCGAGGGCTTGGTGAGGTAAAGCAGTCGCAGGGTCGCTATGTGGAGTCGGAGTCGGACTACAGTCAGGCATATGAATTGTATCGGGAATTGGGTGATCGTCATGGACAGGCACATGCCTTGCGAGGGCTTGGTGAGGTGAAGCGGCTGCAAAATCACTATGTGGAGTCGGAGTCAGACTATAGCCAATCATATAAATTGTATCGGGAACGGGGTCATCGTCATGGACAGGCAAATGCGTTGATCGGGCTTGGTGAGGTAAAGCAGTCGCAGGGTCGCTATGTGGAGTCGGAGTCGGACTATAGCCAAGCATATGAATTGTATCGGGAATTGGACAATTGCTTGGGACAAGCTCTATCGTGTTGGTTACTAGGCCTCCTTGCAGCAGATCGGGAAGATATCGCAAGTCTAGAAAAAAGGATAAAGAATCTGGAGACTCTTGCGCTGCAGGTCAATACAGATTTGAGAGATGAAGTGGTTTATATGCTGCGAGACCTGCAAAGTCGTCATAGTGCGCTTTGATTGAAAATATGCTTTCTAGATAAGCGTTTACAATCTCACCAGAAAATAAATCCCTATTAATTGGAAAACTTTCTTGACAAGTTTTCTGAGAAGCTCTCCGCGAGCGAAACTGTCAAAAAATGAGCCCCGGAGACGGGGCTTTTTTGTTGTTATTCGTTTTCTGTGGGTATTTCCCTCAAGTTATTTAAGGCGCTGAAAACCTTTATAAATTCGTTTGTGTAATAGTTCCGGCGCTCCTCACCATGGAGTCTATCTTCAAGTGCTCCTGGAGCAGCCTCATTTACAATCCTCCATGCAATCGCAGCAAGTGCCACTTGTGTCTCGTTTGTATTTGGTAACCAATTATCAGACATTTGTTCCTCCATAGCGTTGATGATGAACTCATTAAACTCCCTCATTAGTAAAAGCGCAAACTAATCTGTATAAAAGTGCTGCTGGTTACACAACCTCCACAGAAGTGAAACCTAAAATGAGGCCCGGAGACGGGGCTTTTTGTTGTGGGGCTGCTGTGCGTTAGGGGCTGGTTTGTCGCAGATGATGAGGTAGCGCAAAAGTGATCATTTATGCGAGGAATTTAAGATGGCTGATGCAAGTGTAACGGCTGCAAATGTGGCACCAGTGACGACTGGCGCGAACCGGACGCAGACAGCGACGGTGACCGCTGGTGCGACGGTGACGGCTGGGCAAACTGTAGCTAAGCGCAGCGATGGGCGCTGGGATCCGGCGGATTG
The Phototrophicus methaneseepsis DNA segment above includes these coding regions:
- a CDS encoding tetratricopeptide repeat protein — protein: MITIFGREAEKRRLAQMLSRYSGGVLGYYGMSGLGKSTVLDLFEQRISEMKFTPYVARLDFADVSLHDVLAAFVYLLVQLESTGATRKRKRGLFRRYSDSPLKNVAQALAPTLNIKQILKINVDNHSVAQHIYNIANVQPGINQAQLNEAMGKFKVGITKLPCTPPFPGKIQGNFIRPLVVVLADTLEQAPDSVLSWLKQLASPMFEEYLLLIAAGQEKIDGLLETSMDRVEDDAIRDILRNRFRIVEGEKLDAVCRIARGNPRCAVLAGELLTQDESIKLDALLPSDINDHLVADYLVKHILNRLPNSSTEKHLLTYGCVLRHWETTEQLRTVLFAVPQVRNIMGQGADIRAALNRLREHSFLDSGHPHPTLRDLLLHDLKQDEHSIFLALHHAASEYYKNHHKYADAIYHLIAIEEWQAVFNLWNALIKLENAPALEQCLKELSARSIPSEFAFIGQVALIESGLILQHDALLMPLLSLVQSELSDDRKHIVNTLTQRALEMDFIPDELRFQLVVITTTELEEQAQALIELADVKLWQERYTESESDFRQAYELYQELGDRLGQANALRSLGEVKGLQNRYVESESNYSQAYDLHRELGDRLGQAHALSGLGEMKRLRGRYTESESDLSRAYELHQELGDRYGQAHALRGLGEVKQSQGRYVESESDLSRAYELYQELGDRHGQADALRGLGEVKRLRGRYTESESDLSRAYELYQELGDRHGQAHALRGLGEVKLLPGRYVESESDYSQAYDLYRELGDRHGQAHALRGLGEVKQSQGRYVESESDYSQAYELYRELGDRHGQAHALRGLGEVKRLQNHYVESESDYSQSYKLYRERGHRHGQANALIGLGEVKQSQGRYVESESDYSQAYELYRELDNCLGQALSCWLLGLLAADREDIASLEKRIKNLETLALQVNTDLRDEVVYMLRDLQSRHSAL